In the genome of Angustibacter sp. Root456, one region contains:
- a CDS encoding leucyl aminopeptidase: MTSLSLSDKDTKSIKVDTLVVGVAQGDGGAVLVEGAAALPRGVAKSVSDALASLGVTGEADQVVRIPAGKDVAAGAIALTGLGKAVTGRRSTYPAETLRRAAGAATRTLAGTSSVAFALPAADADTVAAVGEGALLGAYAFSRHRARTANDVKAPVSDVFVLTSLAKDKATAAAAAHAQEVARSVHLVRDLVNTAPGDLPPAAFADAVVAAAKSHPVKVDVLDEKALAKGGYGGILGVGMGSSRPPRLVKISYSPRGAKKHVALVGKGITFDSGGLSLKPPAGMETMKSDMAGGAAVVGAVLALARLGAKVKVTAWVPLAENMPSGTAQRPSDVLTTYGGRTVEVLNTDAEGRLVLADAIVAASEEHPDAIVDVATLTGHQVLALGHRYAAIMANDDALRTQVAEAAERVGETMWPMPLPVELRASMDSQVADIANMGERMGGMLVAGLFLKEFVGERADGSGQIPWAHLDIAGPSFLEGTPWGYTHKGGTGHAVRTLVAVAEDLAS; the protein is encoded by the coding sequence GTGACGTCCCTCAGCCTGTCCGACAAGGACACCAAGAGCATCAAGGTCGACACCCTCGTCGTCGGCGTCGCCCAGGGCGACGGAGGTGCGGTCCTCGTCGAGGGCGCGGCGGCGCTGCCGCGCGGTGTCGCCAAGAGCGTGTCGGACGCCCTCGCCAGCCTCGGCGTGACGGGCGAGGCCGACCAGGTCGTGCGCATCCCCGCCGGCAAGGACGTCGCCGCGGGCGCCATCGCGCTCACCGGCCTCGGCAAGGCCGTCACCGGCCGCAGGTCGACCTACCCGGCTGAGACGCTGCGTCGCGCCGCGGGCGCGGCCACGCGCACCCTCGCCGGCACGTCGTCGGTCGCGTTCGCGCTTCCGGCCGCCGACGCTGACACGGTCGCCGCCGTCGGTGAGGGTGCGCTGCTCGGCGCGTACGCCTTCAGCCGCCACCGCGCGCGCACCGCGAACGACGTCAAGGCACCGGTGTCCGACGTCTTCGTGCTGACGTCCTTGGCGAAGGACAAGGCGACCGCCGCGGCCGCCGCGCACGCGCAGGAGGTCGCCCGCTCGGTGCACCTCGTGCGCGACCTGGTCAACACCGCGCCCGGCGACCTGCCCCCGGCAGCCTTCGCCGACGCCGTCGTCGCAGCCGCCAAGTCGCACCCGGTGAAGGTCGACGTGCTCGACGAGAAGGCGCTGGCCAAGGGCGGCTACGGCGGCATCCTCGGTGTCGGCATGGGCTCGAGCCGTCCCCCGCGCCTGGTGAAGATCAGCTACAGCCCCCGCGGCGCCAAGAAGCACGTGGCGCTGGTGGGCAAGGGCATCACCTTCGACAGCGGTGGCCTGTCGCTCAAGCCCCCGGCCGGCATGGAGACCATGAAGTCCGACATGGCCGGCGGCGCAGCGGTGGTCGGTGCGGTGCTCGCGCTCGCCCGCCTCGGCGCCAAGGTCAAGGTGACCGCCTGGGTGCCGCTGGCCGAGAACATGCCGTCCGGCACCGCCCAGCGCCCCTCCGACGTCCTCACGACCTACGGCGGTCGCACCGTGGAGGTGCTGAACACCGACGCCGAGGGTCGCCTGGTGCTCGCCGACGCCATCGTGGCGGCGAGCGAGGAGCACCCGGACGCGATCGTCGACGTCGCCACGCTCACCGGGCACCAGGTGCTCGCCCTGGGTCACCGCTACGCGGCGATCATGGCGAACGACGACGCGTTGCGCACTCAGGTGGCCGAGGCCGCCGAGCGCGTGGGCGAGACGATGTGGCCGATGCCGCTGCCGGTCGAGCTGCGCGCCAGCATGGACTCGCAGGTGGCCGACATCGCCAACATGGGCGAGCGCATGGGCGGCATGCTCGTGGCCGGCCTGTTCCTCAAGGAGTTCGTGGGCGAGCGCGCCGACGGTTCGGGCCAGATCCCGTGGGCCCACCTCGACATCGCGGGGCCGTCGTTCCTCGAGGGCACGCCGTGGGGCTATACCCACAAGGGCGGCACGGGTCACGCCGTGCGCACGCTCGTCGCCGTCGCCGAGGACCTCGCCAGCTGA
- a CDS encoding ECF transporter S component yields MSSAATRSATPLVRVRWVSAFTLAVTLLVGVAAFAWPFVVTPDASLAHGGDAPWLFVLLLALMGALVLAELGAGGLDAKTVAVLGVLAALGGALRVVSAGTAGLEPIFFLLVVGGRVLGRGAGFVLGALAVLVGAFLTGGVGPWAPFQMVAAGMVGLGAASLPRASGRREIWLLAAYGLLAGIAYGVVMNLWFWPFATTGPDGGVFVPGDPLGANISRYAAFYLLTSLGWDLPRGVLTAVLVVVAGRPVLGSLRRGARRAAFAAPGWFSPEVPTPAPTARPPRRTDP; encoded by the coding sequence ATGAGCTCTGCGGCAACGCGTTCCGCCACGCCGCTCGTGCGCGTGCGCTGGGTGTCGGCGTTCACCCTCGCGGTCACGCTGCTCGTCGGGGTCGCAGCGTTCGCCTGGCCGTTTGTCGTGACACCGGACGCCAGCTTGGCCCACGGCGGCGACGCCCCGTGGCTGTTCGTGTTGCTGCTCGCGCTCATGGGTGCACTCGTGCTCGCCGAGCTGGGCGCGGGTGGCCTCGACGCAAAGACCGTTGCGGTGCTTGGGGTCCTGGCGGCGCTCGGCGGCGCGCTGCGGGTGGTGTCGGCGGGCACGGCAGGGCTCGAACCCATCTTCTTCCTCCTCGTCGTCGGAGGCCGGGTGCTCGGCCGCGGAGCGGGTTTCGTCCTCGGGGCGCTGGCCGTGCTGGTCGGTGCGTTCCTCACCGGCGGCGTCGGGCCGTGGGCGCCGTTCCAGATGGTCGCGGCCGGCATGGTGGGGCTGGGCGCCGCCAGCCTGCCGCGCGCCAGCGGTCGCCGAGAGATCTGGCTGCTGGCCGCCTACGGGCTCCTCGCGGGCATCGCCTACGGCGTCGTCATGAACCTGTGGTTCTGGCCGTTCGCCACCACCGGCCCGGACGGCGGCGTGTTCGTGCCCGGAGACCCGTTGGGGGCCAACATCTCTCGGTACGCCGCTTTCTACCTTCTGACCAGTTTGGGTTGGGATTTGCCACGGGGCGTACTCACCGCAGTACTCGTTGTAGTTGCCGGTCGTCCAGTTCTCGGCTCGCTTCGGCGTGGCGCGCGACGCGCCGCGTTCGCCGCACCAGGATGGTTTTCGCCGGAGGTCCCCACACCGGCGCCTACTGCTCGCCCACCTCGTCGAACGGACCCCTGA
- a CDS encoding bifunctional adenosylcobinamide kinase/adenosylcobinamide-phosphate guanylyltransferase gives MRVRLLGTGSADGWPNAFCDCASCLAAHRAGQWRGPTSALVDDRILLDCGPETPRAALRHGTGLQRVTHVLITHNHPDHSAPMALLARSWAGRTEPLTVVGTESVIASWCLWVGPDEPIRWRVVLPGDVLDADGYTVRVLAAAHGDEQAVVYDVAAPTGERVLYATDTGPLPAATISATTDAQYDLVLLEATFGDRRGPGRPAGQDHLDLSTFADQMVRLRGARALTRGSRVAAVHLSHQSPPDLRPRLAAWGVQVVEDGHEFVLDRAARGRRLAETRPTIAASGRPSRRTLVLGGVRSGKSAVAEQLLAAEPQVTYVATGTPPDGEDAEWTERVARHRADRPEHWTTVETTDLAAVLRSATSPLVVDCLGTWLTRVLGDVGAWDEQPGWRTRLDDRVDELLEAWHAVGVPVVAVSNEVGAGVVPATWSGRVFRDELGRLNTRLSSASESVLLVIAGRAVDLATLPLALSTSPATSPATSPATSPAPAQEAAGPAPAAAATPPAQRVATHRAPAVPPHLQPLQQPPHQPTQQPPHQPTQQPPHQPKPAHRVAPPLHAVNGMRSDDTQVQPAIPDRDWPLVDLTVHERRGPFEQDSA, from the coding sequence ATGCGCGTCCGCCTGCTCGGTACCGGCTCGGCCGACGGCTGGCCGAACGCCTTCTGCGACTGCGCCTCGTGCCTGGCCGCCCACCGGGCCGGCCAGTGGCGCGGGCCGACGTCCGCGCTGGTCGACGACCGCATCCTGCTCGACTGTGGGCCCGAGACCCCGCGCGCCGCGCTGCGCCACGGCACCGGCCTGCAGCGGGTGACTCACGTCCTCATCACCCACAACCACCCGGACCACAGCGCTCCCATGGCGCTGCTCGCGCGCAGCTGGGCGGGCCGCACCGAGCCGCTCACGGTCGTCGGCACCGAGTCGGTCATCGCCTCGTGGTGCCTGTGGGTCGGGCCTGACGAGCCGATCCGCTGGCGCGTGGTGCTTCCGGGTGACGTGCTGGACGCCGACGGCTACACGGTGCGCGTGCTCGCCGCGGCGCACGGCGACGAGCAGGCCGTCGTGTACGACGTCGCCGCACCGACCGGAGAGCGCGTGCTCTACGCCACCGACACCGGTCCCCTGCCGGCGGCCACGATCAGCGCGACGACCGACGCGCAGTACGACCTCGTGCTGCTGGAGGCGACGTTCGGCGACCGCCGGGGCCCGGGGCGCCCGGCCGGCCAGGACCACCTCGACCTGTCGACCTTCGCCGACCAGATGGTGCGCCTGCGGGGCGCGCGCGCCCTCACCCGCGGCAGCCGCGTGGCGGCCGTCCACCTGTCGCACCAGAGCCCGCCCGACCTGCGTCCGCGCCTCGCCGCGTGGGGCGTCCAGGTCGTCGAGGACGGGCACGAGTTCGTGCTCGACCGCGCTGCCCGGGGCCGCCGGCTCGCTGAGACGCGGCCGACCATCGCGGCCAGCGGGCGGCCCTCGCGGCGCACGCTGGTGCTCGGTGGCGTGCGATCCGGGAAGTCAGCCGTCGCCGAGCAGCTGCTCGCTGCCGAGCCGCAGGTCACGTACGTCGCCACCGGAACACCTCCCGACGGCGAGGACGCCGAGTGGACCGAGCGGGTCGCGCGCCACCGCGCCGACCGGCCGGAGCACTGGACGACGGTGGAGACCACGGACCTAGCGGCGGTGCTGCGCTCCGCCACCTCGCCCCTCGTCGTCGACTGCCTCGGCACGTGGCTGACCCGCGTGCTGGGGGACGTGGGTGCCTGGGACGAGCAGCCGGGCTGGCGCACCCGGCTCGACGACCGGGTCGACGAGCTGCTGGAGGCCTGGCACGCGGTGGGTGTGCCGGTGGTGGCCGTGAGCAACGAGGTGGGTGCCGGTGTCGTCCCCGCGACCTGGTCGGGACGCGTGTTCCGCGACGAGCTGGGGCGGCTCAACACCCGGCTGTCGTCGGCGAGCGAGAGCGTGCTGCTGGTGATCGCCGGCCGTGCCGTCGACCTCGCCACCCTGCCGCTCGCCCTGTCCACGTCGCCCGCCACGTCGCCCGCCACGTCGCCCGCCACGTCGCCCGCGCCGGCGCAGGAGGCCGCCGGGCCGGCGCCGGCGGCCGCTGCCACGCCTCCTGCGCAGCGCGTCGCCACCCATCGCGCGCCGGCCGTGCCGCCGCATCTGCAACCGCTCCAGCAGCCGCCGCACCAGCCGACCCAGCAGCCGCCGCACCAGCCGACCCAGCAGCCGCCGCACCAGCCGAAGCCAGCGCACCGAGTCGCCCCGCCGCTGCACGCCGTCAACGGCATGCGCTCCGACGACACGCAGGTGCAGCCCGCGATACCCGACCGCGACTGGCCGCTGGTGGACCTCACGGTGCACGAGCGCCGCGGCCCGTTCGAGCAGGACTCCGCGTGA
- a CDS encoding response regulator transcription factor encodes MTTVVVVDDQALVRAGLVSILRTQADLDVVGEAADGRRAIEVVNDRDPDVTLMDVRMPGLDGIEATRRLAEHRTAIVMLTTFDLDEYVYAAMKAGARGFLLKDIPPESLVDAVRSAARGDALLAPTITRRMIEQFVRQPPPGAPRPEMLDPLTERECEVLGEIAHGRSNAEIAGRLFLSEATVKTHVTRILTKLGLRDRTQAVVWAYESGLVRAGRS; translated from the coding sequence ATGACGACGGTGGTGGTCGTGGACGACCAGGCCCTGGTCCGGGCGGGACTCGTCTCGATCCTGCGTACCCAAGCTGATCTCGACGTGGTCGGGGAAGCCGCTGATGGACGCCGCGCCATCGAGGTCGTGAACGACCGAGATCCCGACGTCACGCTGATGGACGTGCGCATGCCCGGCCTGGACGGCATCGAGGCGACGCGACGGCTGGCGGAGCACCGCACCGCCATCGTGATGCTGACGACGTTCGACCTGGACGAGTACGTCTACGCGGCGATGAAGGCCGGCGCCCGTGGCTTCTTGCTCAAGGACATCCCGCCGGAGTCTCTCGTAGACGCGGTGCGGTCGGCCGCCCGCGGCGACGCGTTGCTGGCGCCCACCATCACGCGTCGCATGATCGAGCAGTTCGTCCGCCAGCCGCCTCCGGGTGCTCCGCGTCCGGAGATGCTGGACCCGCTCACCGAGCGCGAGTGCGAGGTGCTGGGCGAGATCGCGCACGGCCGATCCAACGCCGAGATCGCCGGGCGCCTCTTCCTGTCCGAGGCCACGGTGAAGACGCACGTGACGCGGATCCTGACGAAGCTGGGCCTGCGTGATCGGACCCAGGCGGTGGTCTGGGCGTACGAGTCGGGGCTGGTGCGCGCCGGCCGGTCCTGA
- a CDS encoding adenosylcobinamide-GDP ribazoletransferase encodes MSRRAVTSDGLRLAVGTLTALRVPPPSRVDRAVAGAGMLLAPVAALVPAAAVAVVMAAGTALQAPPLLVGALAVGALALSTRGLHLDGLADTADGLGSSYDRERALAVMRTGDVGPMGTATLVVVLLGQAAALSGLSSLSWWRAALLAGLGVVVSRSMLPIACAVGIPAARSEGLGATVAGSVRRPWAVAVVLATAAVTCALLAGAGVPWWVGVVAVAVCTGVVAAVIARCSNRFGGITGDVLGAVVELALLAGWAALSVGAGMGAASLG; translated from the coding sequence GTGAGCCGCCGCGCCGTCACGTCCGACGGCCTGCGGCTGGCGGTGGGCACGCTCACGGCGCTGCGCGTGCCGCCGCCGTCGCGGGTCGACCGTGCGGTGGCCGGTGCGGGCATGCTGCTGGCACCGGTGGCGGCCCTGGTGCCCGCTGCGGCGGTCGCGGTGGTGATGGCGGCAGGCACCGCGCTGCAGGCTCCGCCGCTGCTGGTCGGCGCTCTCGCCGTCGGCGCCCTGGCGCTGTCCACGCGCGGGCTGCACCTGGACGGGCTGGCCGACACGGCGGACGGGCTGGGCAGCAGCTACGACCGTGAGCGAGCGCTGGCCGTCATGCGCACCGGAGACGTCGGCCCGATGGGCACCGCGACGCTCGTCGTGGTGCTGCTCGGACAGGCCGCAGCGCTGTCGGGGCTGAGCTCGCTGTCGTGGTGGCGCGCTGCGCTGCTGGCTGGCCTCGGTGTCGTCGTCTCGCGGTCGATGCTGCCGATCGCCTGCGCCGTAGGGATTCCGGCCGCTCGGTCAGAGGGGCTGGGCGCGACCGTAGCCGGGTCGGTGCGGCGTCCGTGGGCGGTCGCGGTAGTGCTCGCGACAGCGGCCGTCACCTGCGCCCTGCTGGCTGGTGCCGGCGTGCCCTGGTGGGTCGGTGTCGTCGCGGTCGCGGTGTGCACCGGCGTCGTCGCCGCCGTCATCGCCCGCTGCTCGAACCGCTTCGGCGGCATCACCGGAGACGTCCTCGGTGCCGTCGTCGAGCTCGCGCTGCTGGCCGGCTGGGCGGCTCTGTCGGTCGGAGCAGGGATGGGTGCAGCGAGCCTGGGGTGA
- the gcvT gene encoding glycine cleavage system aminomethyltransferase GcvT has protein sequence MADANASDTPAPGELRRSPLHERHEQAGAKLADFGGWLMPIEYAGGGVVAEHTAVRERVGLFDVSHLGKALVRGPGAAAYVNATLTNDLGRIEPGQAQYTMCCDATGGVVDDLIAYLRSDHEVLLVPNAANTAEVVRRLAAEAPAGVEVTDEHTTYGVLAVQGTRSDEVLQALGLPTGHDYMSFVDTTWRGADLVVCRTGYTGERGYELLVPWDVTVELWDALGEAMQQHDGRIAGLGARDTLRTEMGYPLHGHELSLDITPVQARAGWAVGWKKPAFWGRDALVAEKETGAARQLWGLLAFERGIPRDGCTVRLDGGDEVGRTTSGTFSPTLKQGIALALLQRGVGEGDEVVVDVRGRGLRCRVVKPPFVQVQTRGE, from the coding sequence ATGGCTGACGCGAATGCCTCCGACACCCCTGCGCCCGGCGAGCTTCGCCGCTCACCGCTGCACGAGCGGCACGAGCAGGCCGGGGCCAAGCTGGCCGACTTCGGCGGTTGGCTCATGCCCATCGAGTACGCCGGCGGTGGGGTCGTCGCCGAGCACACGGCCGTCCGCGAGCGGGTCGGTCTCTTCGACGTGAGCCACCTCGGCAAGGCGCTCGTGCGCGGCCCGGGCGCGGCGGCGTACGTCAACGCCACCCTCACCAACGACCTCGGGCGCATCGAGCCGGGTCAGGCGCAGTACACGATGTGCTGCGACGCCACGGGTGGTGTCGTCGACGACCTCATCGCCTACCTGCGCTCCGACCACGAGGTGCTGCTCGTGCCGAACGCCGCCAACACCGCCGAGGTCGTGCGGCGTCTGGCCGCCGAGGCACCGGCCGGCGTCGAGGTGACTGACGAGCACACGACGTACGGGGTGCTGGCGGTGCAGGGCACGCGCAGCGACGAGGTGCTGCAGGCCCTGGGCCTGCCCACCGGGCACGACTACATGAGCTTCGTCGACACCACGTGGCGCGGGGCGGACCTCGTCGTCTGCCGCACCGGCTACACCGGCGAGCGCGGCTACGAGCTGCTGGTCCCGTGGGACGTCACCGTCGAGCTGTGGGACGCCCTGGGCGAGGCCATGCAGCAGCACGACGGGCGGATCGCGGGCCTCGGCGCGCGCGACACCCTGCGCACCGAGATGGGCTACCCGTTGCACGGCCACGAGCTGTCGCTCGACATCACGCCGGTGCAGGCGCGGGCGGGCTGGGCCGTGGGCTGGAAGAAGCCGGCGTTCTGGGGGCGCGACGCGCTGGTGGCCGAGAAGGAGACCGGGGCCGCTCGCCAGCTGTGGGGCCTGCTCGCCTTCGAGCGCGGCATCCCGCGCGACGGCTGCACGGTGCGGCTCGACGGCGGCGACGAGGTGGGCCGGACGACGTCCGGCACGTTCTCGCCCACCCTCAAGCAAGGCATCGCGTTGGCGCTGCTGCAGCGTGGGGTGGGCGAGGGCGACGAGGTCGTCGTCGACGTGCGCGGACGTGGCCTGCGCTGCCGGGTCGTCAAGCCGCCGTTCGTGCAGGTGCAGACCCGCGGCGAGTGA
- a CDS encoding ABC transporter ATP-binding protein produces the protein MITFDRVGVRFADREHPVLDDVTLEVAEGELALVVGETGSGKTTLLRCVNGLVPHFSGGTLAGRVVVDGRDTRTHRPRDLAEVVGFVGQDPTAAFVTDTVEEELAYGMESLGLPGDVMRKRVEETLDLLGLADVRARSLRTLSGGQAQRVAIGGVLAAHPRVLVLDEPTSALDPVAAEEVLAALTRLVHDLGLTVLMAEHRLERVVQYADRVVTVEHGTVRQDDPRRAMLTSPVTPPVVDLGLLAGWDPLPLSVREARRHAGGLRERLAGRPPAQLRPVPHGEARPLLQVERLVVHRGHAPVLRSLDLTVAGGEIVAVMGRNGVGKSTLLAAAAGQLGVRAGRVRADGHDPASLRPRELVKHVGLVPQDPGLLLYADSVGTECRTADDDLRLAPGTVRAVLRELAPDVHDETHPRDLSEGQRLALAMAIVLAKQPPLLLLDEPTRGFDYGAKARLVNLLLRLRAQGHGVVLASHDVELVAAVADRVALLAEGEVVADGPVRAVLAGSPAFAPQVAKVLHPQPWLTVADVEAALAAS, from the coding sequence GTGATCACCTTCGACAGGGTCGGCGTCCGGTTCGCGGACCGCGAGCACCCGGTGCTCGACGACGTCACGCTCGAGGTCGCGGAGGGCGAGCTCGCGCTGGTGGTCGGCGAGACCGGTAGCGGCAAGACGACGCTGCTGCGCTGCGTCAACGGCCTCGTACCGCACTTCAGTGGCGGCACCCTCGCGGGCCGAGTGGTCGTCGACGGCCGCGACACCCGCACCCACCGGCCCCGCGACCTCGCCGAGGTGGTGGGCTTCGTCGGCCAGGACCCCACCGCCGCCTTCGTCACCGACACGGTCGAGGAGGAGCTCGCCTACGGCATGGAGTCGCTGGGCCTCCCGGGTGACGTCATGCGCAAGCGGGTCGAGGAGACGCTCGACCTGCTCGGCCTCGCCGACGTGCGCGCGCGGTCCCTCCGCACGCTGTCGGGCGGCCAGGCGCAGCGGGTCGCGATCGGTGGCGTGCTCGCCGCCCACCCGCGGGTGCTGGTGCTCGACGAGCCCACGTCGGCCCTGGATCCCGTTGCGGCCGAAGAGGTCTTGGCCGCTCTCACCCGTTTGGTGCACGACCTCGGCCTGACGGTGCTGATGGCCGAGCACCGGCTCGAGCGGGTCGTGCAGTACGCCGACCGCGTCGTCACGGTCGAGCACGGCACGGTGCGCCAGGACGACCCCCGTCGGGCGATGCTGACCTCGCCAGTCACTCCCCCTGTCGTCGACCTCGGGTTGCTGGCCGGTTGGGACCCGCTGCCGCTGTCGGTGCGCGAGGCGCGTCGCCACGCCGGCGGCCTGCGCGAGCGGTTGGCCGGGCGCCCCCCCGCCCAGCTGCGGCCGGTGCCTCATGGCGAGGCTCGACCACTGCTGCAGGTCGAGCGGCTCGTCGTCCATCGAGGGCACGCGCCGGTGCTCCGCTCACTCGACCTGACGGTCGCCGGAGGCGAGATCGTCGCGGTGATGGGGCGCAACGGCGTCGGCAAGTCCACCTTGCTCGCCGCCGCGGCAGGTCAGCTCGGCGTGCGGGCCGGGCGCGTGCGCGCCGACGGGCACGACCCCGCGTCGCTCCGCCCGCGCGAGCTCGTGAAGCACGTCGGGCTGGTCCCCCAGGATCCCGGCCTGCTGCTCTATGCGGACTCGGTCGGCACTGAGTGCCGCACCGCAGACGACGACCTCCGGCTCGCGCCCGGCACCGTCCGTGCGGTGCTGCGCGAGCTGGCTCCGGACGTCCACGACGAGACGCACCCGAGGGACCTGTCCGAGGGGCAGCGGCTTGCTCTGGCCATGGCGATCGTGCTGGCCAAGCAGCCACCGCTGCTGCTGCTCGACGAGCCCACCCGAGGGTTCGACTACGGCGCCAAGGCCCGGCTCGTCAACCTCCTGCTGAGGTTGCGCGCGCAGGGCCACGGCGTAGTGCTCGCCAGCCACGACGTCGAGCTGGTGGCGGCGGTGGCTGACCGCGTCGCACTGCTGGCCGAGGGCGAGGTCGTCGCCGACGGGCCGGTGCGCGCGGTCCTGGCCGGCTCCCCCGCCTTCGCACCCCAGGTGGCCAAGGTGCTGCACCCCCAGCCGTGGCTGACGGTGGCGGACGTCGAAGCCGCCCTGGCGGCGTCATGA
- the cobT gene encoding nicotinate-nucleotide--dimethylbenzimidazole phosphoribosyltransferase, which translates to MRQAVGLRDVEAASDTRLRLDGLVKPLGSLGRLEQLAVWLSGAQGQCPPRALDDVRVVVFAGDHGIATSGVSAYPREVTGAMVRTFLAGKAGINALARLHGATVRVLDLGVDADTSDLPAAVTRHKVRRGSGSIDVEDALTDEQVVAAFRAGAAVADEEVDSGADLLVPGDMGIGNTTVAAALVAALLDLQALDVVGTGTGVDDDAWARKVAALRDALYRSRAVRDDPLAVLRTVGSADTAAMTGFLVQAAVRRTPVLLDGVVSCACALVARRLVDPASHWWLAGHRSTEPAQHRALDVLGLEPLVDLGMRLGEGTGALTALPVLRAAQAMAAEMGLLAELMGESPGASDDESTDGDPAPTSDLDAT; encoded by the coding sequence CTGCGCCAGGCGGTCGGCCTGCGCGACGTCGAGGCGGCGTCCGACACCCGCCTGCGCCTGGACGGGCTGGTCAAGCCGCTGGGCTCCCTCGGCCGGCTCGAGCAGCTGGCCGTCTGGCTGTCCGGAGCGCAGGGCCAGTGCCCGCCGCGTGCGCTGGACGACGTCCGAGTCGTCGTGTTCGCCGGTGACCACGGCATCGCGACGTCCGGCGTCTCGGCCTACCCGCGCGAGGTCACGGGCGCGATGGTGCGCACCTTCCTCGCCGGCAAGGCGGGGATCAACGCGCTGGCGCGCCTGCACGGCGCGACGGTGCGGGTGCTCGACCTCGGCGTCGACGCCGACACGAGCGACCTCCCGGCCGCCGTGACGCGTCACAAGGTGCGCCGCGGGTCCGGCTCGATCGACGTCGAGGACGCCCTCACCGACGAGCAGGTCGTCGCGGCGTTCCGGGCCGGAGCCGCCGTCGCCGACGAGGAGGTCGACTCCGGAGCCGACCTGCTGGTGCCGGGTGACATGGGGATCGGCAACACCACGGTGGCTGCGGCGCTCGTGGCGGCGCTGCTCGACCTGCAGGCCCTCGACGTCGTGGGCACCGGCACCGGCGTCGACGACGACGCGTGGGCGCGCAAGGTTGCTGCCCTGCGCGACGCCCTCTACCGGTCGCGGGCGGTGCGCGACGACCCGCTCGCCGTGCTGCGCACGGTCGGCAGCGCCGACACGGCGGCGATGACGGGCTTCCTCGTGCAGGCCGCGGTGCGCCGTACGCCGGTGCTGCTCGACGGTGTCGTCTCGTGCGCGTGTGCGCTGGTGGCCCGCCGCCTCGTCGACCCGGCCAGCCACTGGTGGCTCGCTGGTCACCGCTCGACCGAGCCGGCGCAGCACCGGGCCCTGGACGTGCTGGGCCTCGAGCCGCTCGTTGACCTCGGCATGCGGCTCGGTGAGGGCACCGGCGCGCTCACGGCCCTGCCGGTACTGCGAGCGGCGCAGGCGATGGCGGCCGAGATGGGGCTGCTCGCCGAGCTCATGGGCGAGTCGCCGGGCGCGTCCGACGACGAGTCCACCGACGGGGATCCCGCACCGACCAGCGACCTCGACGCCACGTGA
- a CDS encoding sensor histidine kinase, translated as MTRRLQVRHLPPLVIDGALAAFFTVLAQVELHVGWDDGYRAGPLWLNSALQVVVTMPLVLRSTRPRLCFALMTAAVALPALAVPRTILFWGNMLPLMLVVFTVARARLRWWQWAAPAATLAGASVALHNDAMPLSDAFFALVMFGAAQLAGQLVGRVSEQRSRLSVALAQLAAEQEHREEQAVHEERRRIAAEMHDVIAHAVSLMTIQLGAARLRLETSGQPVPAELKASEETGRRALAELRRTLGVMRTEGAGSLEPLPGLADVHALVERFRAGGMTVRSRIDVDLELPDSIQLAAYRIVQESLTNVIRHAGDVACDIRVTTGDDELVVGVANGPGSTGSASGGGHGLRGMRERVSMFDGTLAAGPTDQGGFAVVARLPVAATATRANRTEVAG; from the coding sequence ATGACGCGCCGGCTGCAGGTGCGGCACCTGCCGCCCCTCGTGATCGACGGAGCGCTCGCGGCCTTCTTCACGGTGCTCGCGCAGGTGGAGCTGCACGTGGGGTGGGACGACGGCTACCGCGCCGGCCCGCTGTGGCTGAACAGCGCGCTGCAGGTCGTGGTGACGATGCCCCTGGTGCTGCGCAGCACCCGGCCACGCCTGTGTTTCGCGCTGATGACGGCAGCCGTGGCGCTACCTGCCCTGGCCGTCCCGCGGACCATCCTGTTCTGGGGCAACATGCTGCCGCTGATGCTGGTCGTCTTCACCGTCGCGCGGGCTCGCCTGCGGTGGTGGCAGTGGGCGGCGCCAGCAGCCACCCTGGCCGGGGCCAGCGTCGCCCTGCACAACGACGCGATGCCGCTCAGCGACGCGTTCTTCGCCTTGGTCATGTTCGGTGCGGCCCAGCTCGCAGGCCAGCTCGTCGGGCGGGTCAGCGAGCAGCGCAGCAGGCTCTCGGTGGCTCTCGCTCAGCTGGCCGCGGAGCAGGAGCACCGTGAGGAGCAGGCGGTGCACGAGGAGCGGCGGCGGATCGCCGCCGAGATGCACGACGTGATCGCTCACGCCGTGAGCCTGATGACGATCCAGCTGGGAGCGGCGCGATTGCGCCTGGAGACGAGCGGGCAGCCAGTGCCCGCAGAGCTGAAGGCGTCGGAGGAGACCGGACGCCGAGCGCTCGCCGAGCTGCGGCGCACCCTCGGTGTGATGCGCACCGAGGGTGCAGGCTCCCTCGAGCCACTCCCTGGACTCGCCGACGTCCACGCCCTGGTCGAACGCTTTCGCGCCGGCGGGATGACCGTCAGGTCGCGAATCGACGTCGACCTCGAGCTGCCCGACAGCATCCAGCTGGCGGCGTACCGGATCGTCCAGGAGTCGCTGACGAACGTCATCCGCCACGCCGGGGACGTGGCCTGCGACATCAGGGTCACCACAGGGGACGACGAGCTCGTGGTGGGTGTGGCGAACGGGCCTGGCAGCACCGGATCGGCGAGCGGGGGAGGGCATGGGCTACGCGGGATGCGCGAGCGGGTCTCGATGTTCGACGGCACCCTCGCCGCCGGGCCGACGGACCAGGGCGGCTTCGCGGTGGTGGCCCGCCTGCCGGTCGCTGCCACCGCGACCCGCGCGAACCGCACCGAGGTCGCCGGATGA